From Streptomyces sp. SAI-135:
TTGTACGCCGGCATCACACCGGCCACGGCGCCCGCCTCTACCGCCTCGCGGAAGGCCCGCAGGTCGTACTCGTGCAGCACGCGCGGACGCACCGAGCTCGACGAAGTGGCCCGGTCCGTCTCGTTGTTGTGGGCCAGCCAGTGCTTGAGCACCGGGGCCGTGCGCCAGTACGTGGGGTGGTCGCCGCGCAGCCCGCGGGTGTAGGCGACGGCGATGGCCGAGGTGAGCTTCGGGTCCTCCGAGTAGCCCTCCTCGTTGCGACCCCACAGGGGATGGCGCAGCAGATTGACCGTCGGCGCCCAGATGTTGAGGCCGACCCGGTCGTCGCGGGCGCGCATCGCCCGGACCTCCTTGGACACCGCCTCGCCGACACGTCGTACGAGATCGGTGTTCCAGGTCGCGCCGAGGCCGACCGCCTGCGGGAAGACGGTCGCCGGCCCCATCCACGCGACGCCGTGCAGGGCCTCCTGGCCGGTGCGGAACGCGGCGATGCCGAGCCGCTGCACGGCGGGCGTGAACTGGTGCAGGAACCCGATCTTCTCGTCGAGGGTCAGCCGCGACAGCAGATCGTCGATGCGCTTCGCGAACGGCAGGTGCGGATCGCGGAACGGCGGAGTGTGCGGCGGGTGTGCGGTCACGTGGGGATCCCCCTGCGATGGATCGGTTCGATGCTTTCGAAGCGCTTCGATGCTCATTCGACACCAGGGCGGGTGTCAAGGGATCAACACCGTCACTTCAAGCGGTGCATAAGAAAAGGTCACCTCCCGTACCCCGGAGGAATCTTGGGAACGACTCTTGTGCACCCCGGGGGGTTCACTTAACCTCACAGCAACATCGAAGCGCTTCGACTACGGATTCCGCCACACCGGTCGAGGCATCGCTTCAGCTCAGCCAGTTCCACTCAAGACACCGCAGCCGACGGCTCCACCGCCGGGTGTCCTGGTGCGCCATGAAGGGTTGACGCAATGACGCCGAACGCCGCTTCCCCCTCCTCCGGTCCTTCCGGGCCCAGTCGGAGAAGTTTCCTCGCCTCGACGGCGGTCGCCACCGCCGCGGTGGCGGGCGGGATGCCGCTGCTTGCCGCCTGTGGCGGCTCGGACAGCGGAGAGCGCGAAGGAACCACGTCGGGCAAGGCCGCGGACAAGCTGCTCCCGGCGTTCGTCGCCAGCACGGTCGCGAACCCGGACCTGCCCTCCAAGAACGGCTCGGCCGCCGGGTACACCGGCAAGGTCGACCTCGCCGCTCTCCAGGCCTCGGTCCCGGAGAAGCTCGGCACGGGCGCCCCCTTCAAGATCATGTCCCCGTTCTGGGGCTCCCCGCCGAAGGCCGACTGCGCCTACTACACGGCACTCGACGCGGCGGCGGGCACCAAGATCACCTGGCAGAACCAGGACGGCAACACCTACGGCCAGAAGCTCGGCGCCGTCCTCGCCTCCAGCTCCATACCGGACATGGTCGTCGTGCCGAGCTGGGAACTGGTCGGCAAGATCGCGAACGCCGTCACCGCGAAGTTCATGGACCTCGGCCCCTACCTCGCGGGCGACAAGATCAAGAAGTACCCGAACCTGGCCGCGATCCCCTCCGACGCCTGGCGCATGGGCATCTTCGGCGGGGCACTGCGCGGCATCCCGATGCCCACCGCCACCGCGAGCGGGATCGCGCCCTTGTACCGAAAGGACGTCTTCGACGAGAAGGGCTACGCGGTACCCAAGTCGGCCGACGAGTTCATGAGCTGGGCCAAGGACGCCACCAGCGCCAAGGCCAAGGTGTGGGCCTGCGACGGCAACCTGACCTGGTCGGCGTGGAGCTTCTTCGGCGTCCGCGGCTCCGGGCCGATCGGCTGGGACATGGGCTCCGACGGCAAGCTGACGTACCGCATCGAGCAGCCCGAGTACCTCGAGGCCCTGGAGTGGGTCCGCAAGGTGTTCGACGCGGGTCTGGTCCACCCCGACGACAAGGCACGCTCGGGCGACGCCGGCCAGCGCTTCACCGCCGGGCAGATCCTGGTCTGGAACACCAACATCGCCGACTGGTACGGGAAGGTCTCCGAACAGGCCCAGTCCAACCCGGACCTGAAGATCGAGGCCATGGACCTCTTCGGCGCGGACGGCGGCAATCCGAAGCTGTACGCCTCCTCGCCCGCCTCCATCTGGTCGCTGATCCGCAAGGGCGCCTCGAAGACGACCGTCGAGAACGCGCTGGCCGCCGCCAACTTCGCGGCCGCGCCCTACGGCACCAAGGAGCGGATGCTCGTCGACTACGGCGTCGAGGGCACCCACTACACGGTCAAGGACGGCGTCCCGGTCAAGAACGACCTCGGCAACTCCGAGGTCATCAACGCCTGGGTGATGCTGGCCGCGCCGGCCGCCTACTACGCCCACCCCGACTTCCCCGAGGTCGCCCGCAAGCAGGTCGAGTGGCAGCAGCGGATGGGCGCCTTCATGAAGAAGACGTCCACCTTCGGCATGAACATCGTCGAGCCGACCCGCTACGCCAACCTCTCCAGCCAGTTCGAGCAGCTGGAGATCGACTACGTGCGCGGCAACCGCAAGCTCTCCGACGTCCAGGCCGCCATCTCCACCTGGAAGTCCTCCGGCGGCGACAAGCTGCGCGACTGGTACAAGCAGCTCCTCGACAAGAACGGCAGCGGCGCCTGATGTCCCTCGCGGCCGGGAGCCGGCCCGACGGGACCCGTCCCCCCGCGGCCGTCGAGGAACCGGCGGCCGCGGTCACCACCGCGGTGGCGGCTTCGGCGAAGGGGCGGGCGCCGCGCAAGGCGGCCAGGGCGGGCCGGGTTCCCTTCCGGGTCCGGCTGCGGCGCGACCGCACGCTCATCCTGATGACGCTGCCCGTGATCCTCCTGCTCCTGCTCTTCAACTACGTCCCGCTGCTGGGCAACGTCGTCGCCTTCCAGGACTACGACCCCTACATCTCCAGCAACGGCATCACCGCGATCTTCCACAGCCCCTGGGTCGGGGTGGAGCAGTTCTCGCGGATGGTCGACGACCCGCTGTTCTGGGACGCCACCAAGAACACCATCGTGCTGTTCGTGCTCCAGCTGGTGCTGTTCTTCCCGATCCCCATCGCCCTCGCGCTGCTCATCAACAGCGTGATCCGGCCGCGGGTCCGGGCCGTGGCACAGGCGATCATGTACCTGCCGCACTTCTTCTCGTGGGTGCTCGTCGTCACCGTGTTCCAGCAGATCCTCGGCGGCGCGGGCATCATCGCCCAGACCCTGGAGGACCACGGCTGGAGCGGCTTCGACCTGATGACCGACGCGGGCCTGTTCAAGTACCTGGTCACCGCGCAGGCCGTCTGGAAGGACGCCGGCTGGGGGATCATCGTCTTCCTCGCCGCGCTGGCCGCCGTCAGCACCGACCTGTACGAGGCCGCCGCCATGGACGGCGCCGGACGCTGGCGTCGCATGTGGCACGTGACGCTGCCCGCGCTGCGCCCGGTGATCGCGCTGCTGCTGGTGCTGAGGGTGGGCGACGCGCTGAGCGTGGGCTTCGAGCAGTTCCTGCTCCAGCGGGACGCGGTCGGTGTGGGGGCCAGCGAGGTCCTCGACACCTACGTGTGGAACATGGGTATCCAGAACGGCGACTTCAGCTACGCGGCCGCGGTCGGCCTCGTCAAGGGAGTCATCGGAGTGTGTCTCGTCCTGGCCGCGAACAAGTTCGCGCATCTGCTGGGCGAGCAGGGGGTGTACCAGAAGTGAGCCTCAACACGCAGCTCGTCCGCAGCCTCAAGGCTCCTCCCCGGCCCGCGTGGGAGGAGGAGCCCAGCAGGGCGGGACTCACGGCGAAGGGCGGCCTGCTGCTCCTGTGCTGCCTGGGCGTGCTCGGTCCGCTGTGGATCGTGATCGTCACCAGCCTCTCCCCGAAACCGGTGATCGACCGGGTCGGCGGCCTCGTCGTGATCCCGCAGGGCATCACCTTCGTCAACTACACGGAGTTGCTCAGCGGCGGCCAGGTGAGCCGGGCGATCATGGTCTCGGTCGGGGTGACCCTCGTCGGCACGCTCTTCTCGATGGCGGTGTCGGTGCTGGCGGCCTACGGCCTGTCGCGGCCGGGGAGCCTCGGGCACCGGTTCTTCCTGATGACCATGATGGCGACGATGTTCTTCGGGGCCGGCCTGATTCCGACCTACCTGCTGGTGCAGTCGCTCGGTCTGACGGACACCTATCTGTCCCTGATCCTGCCGAGTGCCGTCAGCGTCTTCAACATCCTGGTGCTGCGGGCCTTCTTCATGGGCATCTCGCCCGAACTGACCGAGTCGGCGCGCATCGACGGGGCCGGTGACCTGCGGATCCTGCTGACCATCATCATGCCGCTGTCCCGGGCCGTGCTGGCCGTCATCTCCCTGTTCTACGCGGTGGGTTACTGGAGCGCCTGGTTCAACGCGTCGATCTATCTGAGCGACCAGGACATGATGCCGCTGCAGAACGTGCTCATCCAGCTGGTGCAGAAGCACACGGAGGCCCCCACGGGGTTGCAGCAGGCGGTGCGGACGGGGCAGTTGTCGGCGCTGGGGTTGCAGATGGCCGTCATGGTGCTGGCGTTGATCCCCGTGGCGGTGGCTTCTCCGTTCGTGCAGCGGCATTTCAAGAAGGGGATGCTGACGGGCGCGGTCAAGGGCTGACGGCCGTCTGTTGTCCGCGGCCGCGTCGTGGCGGGCCGCGCAGTTCCCCGCGCCCCTGGGTGGGTGCGTCCACCCTTCCTCACACAGCGAGGTGTGTCATGCGTGCGTCTGGTCCCAGTCGTCGTGCCGTTCTCTCCGCGACCGCTGCCGCTGCCGCGGTCACCGTCGTGCCGGCCTTCCCGGCGGTCGCCGTGGCCGCCGGCTCGGCCGCCCCCTCCTACCGCTGGCGCCAGGTCGTGATCGGCGGCACCGGGTTCGTCACCGGAGTCCTCTTCCACCCCTCCGTCCGCGGGCTGGCCTACGCCCGTACCGACATCGGCGGGGCCTACCGCTGGGACGACCGGAGCGCGCGCTGGATCCCGCTCAACGACGATCTCGGGTGGGACGACTGGAACCTCCTCGGTGTCGAGGCCATGGCCGTCGACCCCGCCCACCCCGACCGCGTCTACCTCGCACTCGGCACCTACGCCCAGCCCTGGGCCGGCAACGGCGCCGTGCTGCGCTCCGAGAACCGGGGCGCCACCTGGGCGCGGACCGACCTCGCCGTGAAACTGGGCGGGAACGAGGACGGCAGGGGGACCGGGGAGCGGCTGCTCGTCGATCCCCGGGACGGCGACACCCTGTGGCTCGGCACCCGGCACGACGGGCTGCTCAAGTCCACCGACCGGGGCGCCACCTGGGCCGCGGCGAGCGGCTTCCCGGGCACGCCGAGCGGCAGCGGTCAGGGCGTCACCCTGCTCGTCGCCGCCGGGCGGGTCCTCTACGCGGGCTGGGGCGACTCCGACGGCACCTCCGCCAACCTGTACCGCACCTCCGACGGCACCACCTGGGAGGCCGTCCCCGGGCAGCCCTCCGGCACGAACGCCAAGGTGCCGATCCGGGCCGCCTACGACTGCCACACCCGCGAGCTGTACGTCACCTACGCCGACGCGCCCGGGCCCAACGGGCAGTCCGACGGCAGTGTGCACAAGCTGGCCGTCGCCTCCGGCACGTGGACCGAGGTCACACCGGTGAAGCCCGGTGGCAGCGACACCTTCGGGTACGGGGGCGTCTCCGTGGACGCCCGCCGCCCCGGCACGGTCGTCGTCTCCACCAACAACCGCTGGTCGGCCGTCGACACCCTGTACCGCACCACGAACGGCGGCCGCACCTGGACGTCCCTCAAGGACTCCGCGGTCCTCGACGTCTCCGAGACCCCCTTCCTCACCTTCGGCGCCGACGCGCCCAAGTTCGGCTGGTGGATCCAGGCACTCGCCGTCGACCCGTACGACTCCCGGCACATCGTCTACGGCACCGGGGCCACCCTCTACGGCACCCGGGACCTCGAACACTGGGCCCCGCAGATCCGGGGCCTGGAGGAGACCTCCGTGCGCCAGTTGATCTCGCCGCCCACCGGGGAGGCACACCTGCTCAGCGGCCTGGGGGACATCGGGGTGATGTACCACGAGCGGCTCACCGCCTCGCCGTCGCGCGGGATGGCCTCGAACCCCGTGTTCGGGACGGCGACGGGCCTCGCCCAGGCCGCCGCCAAGCCCTCGTACGTCGTCCGCACGGGCTTCGGCGACCACGGCAACGGCGCCTTCTCCCACGACGGCGGCAGGGCCTGGGCGCCCTTCGCGACCCAGCCGGACCTCGCCAAGGACGCCCCGGGCCCGATCGCCGTCAACAGCGACGGCAGCGTGCTGCTGTGGACCTTCGTGCACTGGGACGGCACCAAGTACCCCGCCCACCGCTCCACGGACAACGGGGCGACCTGGGCCGAGATCCCCTCCTTCCCGAAGGGCGCCACGCCGGTCGCCGACCCGGCCGACCCGGCCCGCTTCTACGCGTACGACACCGACACGGGAACGCTGTACGCCAGTACCGACAGCGGCCTCACGTTCACCGCGCGCGCGAGCGGGCTGCCCTCCGGGGACACCCAGTTCGAACTGGTCGCGGCGCCCGGACGCACCGGCGACCTGTGGCTCTCGGCCAAGGCGAACGGGCTCCGCCGCTCCACGGACGGCGGCGCGAGCTTCACCGAGGTCGCCACCTGCTCGGCCTCGCACACGCTCGGCTTCGGCAGGGCGGCCGAGGGCGCCGGCTACCCGGCGCTCTACATGGTCGGCTCCACCGGGACCATCACCGCCGTGTACCGCTCCGACGACGAGGCCGGGAGCTGGGTGCGCATCAACGACGACCGGCACCAGTGGGGCTGGACCGGCGAGACGATCACCGGTGACCCGCGCGTGTACGGCCGTGTGTACATCGCCACCAACGGCCGGGGCATCCAGTACGGGGAGCCTGCATGACCCCGGGACTCCAGGACGCCACCCGCGGCCGCATCCTCTACGGCGGCGACTACAACCCCGAGCAGTGGCCCGAGGAGATCTGGCTGGAGGACGTCCGGCTGATGAAGGCCGCCGGCGTCAACTCCGTCACCCTCGGCGTGTTCTCCTGGGCGAGGCTCGAACCCCGGCCGGGGGAGCGGGACTTCGGCTGGCTGGACCGGCTGATGGACCTCCTGCACGAGAACGGCATCGGGGTCGTCCTGGCCACGCCCACCGCCTCGCCGCCGCCGTGGATGGGCCATCTGCACCCCGACACCCTGCCCGTCACCGAGGACGGCCGCACCGAGCACTGGGGCGGGCGCCAGCACTTCTCGCACTCCAGCGCCACCTACCGGCGTTACGCCGCCGCCATCACCGAGGACCTCGCCGCCCGCTACGGCGGCCACCCGGCCCTCACCCTGTGGCACATCAACAACGAGTACTGCACCTACGACTGGAGCGACGAGGCCGCCGCCCGTTTCCGCACCTGGCTCCAGAGCCGCTACGGCACCCTCGACGCCCTCAACTCCGCCTGGGGCACGGCCTTCTGGAGCCAGGGCTACGGCGACTGGGCCGAGATCCACACACCCCGCCACGCCCACTACATGAAGAACCCCACCCAGGTGCTGGACTTCAAGCGGTTCACCTCCGACATGCTCCTGGAGTGTTACGCGGCGGAGCGTGACATCGTCCGCCGCATCACCCCGCACACCCCGGTGACCAGCAACTTCATGCCGCTGTGGGCCGGTCAGGACGCCTGGCGCTGGGCCGCGGAGGAGGACGTCGTCTCCGTCGACCTCTACCCCGATCCGCGTGATCCGCTGGGGGCCCAACAGGGTGCGCTCGTGCAGGACATGACCCGTTCGCAGGCGCGCGGCCCCTGGATGCTGATGGAGCAGGCCGCGGGGCCGGTCAACTGGCGGGGTGTGAACCACCCCAAACCCCGCGGCCTGAACCGGCTCTGGTCCCTCCAGGCGGTCGCCCGCGGTGCCGACGCCGTCTGCTACTTCCAGTGGCGCCAGTCCCGGCAGGGCGCGGAGAAGTTCCACTCGGGG
This genomic window contains:
- a CDS encoding extracellular solute-binding protein; this translates as MTPNAASPSSGPSGPSRRSFLASTAVATAAVAGGMPLLAACGGSDSGEREGTTSGKAADKLLPAFVASTVANPDLPSKNGSAAGYTGKVDLAALQASVPEKLGTGAPFKIMSPFWGSPPKADCAYYTALDAAAGTKITWQNQDGNTYGQKLGAVLASSSIPDMVVVPSWELVGKIANAVTAKFMDLGPYLAGDKIKKYPNLAAIPSDAWRMGIFGGALRGIPMPTATASGIAPLYRKDVFDEKGYAVPKSADEFMSWAKDATSAKAKVWACDGNLTWSAWSFFGVRGSGPIGWDMGSDGKLTYRIEQPEYLEALEWVRKVFDAGLVHPDDKARSGDAGQRFTAGQILVWNTNIADWYGKVSEQAQSNPDLKIEAMDLFGADGGNPKLYASSPASIWSLIRKGASKTTVENALAAANFAAAPYGTKERMLVDYGVEGTHYTVKDGVPVKNDLGNSEVINAWVMLAAPAAYYAHPDFPEVARKQVEWQQRMGAFMKKTSTFGMNIVEPTRYANLSSQFEQLEIDYVRGNRKLSDVQAAISTWKSSGGDKLRDWYKQLLDKNGSGA
- a CDS encoding carbohydrate ABC transporter permease, translated to MSLNTQLVRSLKAPPRPAWEEEPSRAGLTAKGGLLLLCCLGVLGPLWIVIVTSLSPKPVIDRVGGLVVIPQGITFVNYTELLSGGQVSRAIMVSVGVTLVGTLFSMAVSVLAAYGLSRPGSLGHRFFLMTMMATMFFGAGLIPTYLLVQSLGLTDTYLSLILPSAVSVFNILVLRAFFMGISPELTESARIDGAGDLRILLTIIMPLSRAVLAVISLFYAVGYWSAWFNASIYLSDQDMMPLQNVLIQLVQKHTEAPTGLQQAVRTGQLSALGLQMAVMVLALIPVAVASPFVQRHFKKGMLTGAVKG
- a CDS encoding beta-galactosidase, with the protein product MTPGLQDATRGRILYGGDYNPEQWPEEIWLEDVRLMKAAGVNSVTLGVFSWARLEPRPGERDFGWLDRLMDLLHENGIGVVLATPTASPPPWMGHLHPDTLPVTEDGRTEHWGGRQHFSHSSATYRRYAAAITEDLAARYGGHPALTLWHINNEYCTYDWSDEAAARFRTWLQSRYGTLDALNSAWGTAFWSQGYGDWAEIHTPRHAHYMKNPTQVLDFKRFTSDMLLECYAAERDIVRRITPHTPVTSNFMPLWAGQDAWRWAAEEDVVSVDLYPDPRDPLGAQQGALVQDMTRSQARGPWMLMEQAAGPVNWRGVNHPKPRGLNRLWSLQAVARGADAVCYFQWRQSRQGAEKFHSGMVSHAGEEGRTYQEIKQLGAELNVLSQHVTGSHTVNDIAVLHDWEAWWAGAQEGRLSREVDYPDVLRAWHRALWEAHLTTDFAHPAHDLTAYKVVVVPQLYALTDPAIDNLLAYVRQGGTLVSGFLTGVADEDDRVRPGGMDARLRELFGIRVLHEWWPLDAGEHAECDGPSGGFRGTLWSEEIEKTAGGTTEAAYKGGELDGLPAVLRKDRAWYLSTLPEPDALRRLLARIAADAGVRPVLDALPDRVEAVRRGELLFLLHHGREPVTVTVPGTHHDLLTGRTVTDEVVLGRYGAAVLRP
- a CDS encoding sialidase family protein; its protein translation is MRASGPSRRAVLSATAAAAAVTVVPAFPAVAVAAGSAAPSYRWRQVVIGGTGFVTGVLFHPSVRGLAYARTDIGGAYRWDDRSARWIPLNDDLGWDDWNLLGVEAMAVDPAHPDRVYLALGTYAQPWAGNGAVLRSENRGATWARTDLAVKLGGNEDGRGTGERLLVDPRDGDTLWLGTRHDGLLKSTDRGATWAAASGFPGTPSGSGQGVTLLVAAGRVLYAGWGDSDGTSANLYRTSDGTTWEAVPGQPSGTNAKVPIRAAYDCHTRELYVTYADAPGPNGQSDGSVHKLAVASGTWTEVTPVKPGGSDTFGYGGVSVDARRPGTVVVSTNNRWSAVDTLYRTTNGGRTWTSLKDSAVLDVSETPFLTFGADAPKFGWWIQALAVDPYDSRHIVYGTGATLYGTRDLEHWAPQIRGLEETSVRQLISPPTGEAHLLSGLGDIGVMYHERLTASPSRGMASNPVFGTATGLAQAAAKPSYVVRTGFGDHGNGAFSHDGGRAWAPFATQPDLAKDAPGPIAVNSDGSVLLWTFVHWDGTKYPAHRSTDNGATWAEIPSFPKGATPVADPADPARFYAYDTDTGTLYASTDSGLTFTARASGLPSGDTQFELVAAPGRTGDLWLSAKANGLRRSTDGGASFTEVATCSASHTLGFGRAAEGAGYPALYMVGSTGTITAVYRSDDEAGSWVRINDDRHQWGWTGETITGDPRVYGRVYIATNGRGIQYGEPA
- a CDS encoding ABC transporter permease subunit: MSLAAGSRPDGTRPPAAVEEPAAAVTTAVAASAKGRAPRKAARAGRVPFRVRLRRDRTLILMTLPVILLLLLFNYVPLLGNVVAFQDYDPYISSNGITAIFHSPWVGVEQFSRMVDDPLFWDATKNTIVLFVLQLVLFFPIPIALALLINSVIRPRVRAVAQAIMYLPHFFSWVLVVTVFQQILGGAGIIAQTLEDHGWSGFDLMTDAGLFKYLVTAQAVWKDAGWGIIVFLAALAAVSTDLYEAAAMDGAGRWRRMWHVTLPALRPVIALLLVLRVGDALSVGFEQFLLQRDAVGVGASEVLDTYVWNMGIQNGDFSYAAAVGLVKGVIGVCLVLAANKFAHLLGEQGVYQK